In one window of Aphidius gifuensis isolate YNYX2018 linkage group LG4, ASM1490517v1, whole genome shotgun sequence DNA:
- the LOC122854305 gene encoding glutathione S-transferase-like: MTSIVLFYDYYYILMADEQTSYKLIYFNARGRAEHIRFIFAYAGIDFIDERIPKERWPEIKKSMPYGMLPVLEINGKTIAQSNAVARYLARKYGLAGKDEWESMVCDVLVDTLSDLKLVLFQYRTEIDLIKKEEKKAKLLKETIPFYLNKFEKTILENDGYAVGSSTTWADFVFAVALENFEQIFGVNALDNYPGLRSLKKRVHEIPEIVLWLEKRPQTEF; encoded by the exons ATGACATCAATTGtcttattttatgattattattatatttt aatggCAGATGAACAAACGTCCTATaaactcatttattttaatgctCGTGGAAGAGCTGAGCATATACGTTTTATATTTGCATATGCTggaattgattttattgatgagAGAATTCCAAAAGAACGTTGgcctgaaattaaaaaat ctaTGCCATATGGAATGCTTCCAGTACTTGAAATAAATGGTAAAACAATTGCCCAAAGTAATGCTGTTGCAAGATATTTAGCACGTAAATATGGTCTTGCTGGTAAAGATGAATGGGAATCAATGGTTTGTGATGTACTTGTTGATACACTCAGTGATCTTAAACtag ttttgtTTCAGTACAGAACTGAAATTgatctaattaaaaaagaagaaaaaaaagcaaaattattgaaagaaacaattccattttatttaaataaatttgaaaaaacaatattagaAAATGATGGTTATGCTGTTGGTTCATCg ACAACTTGGGCTGATTTTGTTTTTGCTGTTGCATTGGAAAATTTTGAACAAATATTTGGTGTAAATGCACTTGATAATTATCCTGGTTTACgaagtttaaaaaaacgtGTACATGAAATTCCAGAAATAGTATTGTGGCTTGAAAAAAGACCACAaactgaattttaa